In Ruania zhangjianzhongii, the following proteins share a genomic window:
- a CDS encoding DUF4342 domain-containing protein, translating into MNDESSNTSGGDQTSTGSSTWYEEFKVSSDNLVAKVRELIREGNVRRVYIKNESGETLLEIPLTAGVAVTVITAAVAPILVAVGAVAALLTQVTVGVERGEDPAPPSPEDGAAGSGPTEIGPPAD; encoded by the coding sequence ATGAACGACGAGTCCAGCAACACCTCCGGCGGCGACCAGACCAGCACGGGGTCGAGCACCTGGTACGAAGAGTTCAAGGTCTCCAGCGACAACCTGGTGGCGAAGGTGCGTGAGCTCATCCGCGAGGGCAACGTCCGGCGGGTCTACATCAAGAACGAGAGCGGTGAGACGCTGCTGGAGATCCCGCTGACGGCCGGGGTGGCGGTCACGGTGATCACTGCGGCGGTCGCTCCCATCCTGGTGGCGGTCGGTGCGGTCGCGGCTCTGCTCACCCAAGTCACCGTGGGCGTCGAACGGGGCGAGGATCCTGCGCCGCCTTCGCCTGAGGACGGCGCAGCGGGCTCCGGACCGACCGAGATCGGCCCACCCGCGGACTGA
- a CDS encoding NUDIX hydrolase produces MPVPEFISALRRHVGTELLWLSGVSAVVRDEQGRILLGRRADTGRWAVPSGILEPGEQPAQAIVREVLEETGIHAEVELLASVFTGERVDYPNGDQAQYLDLTFRCRQVGGAAVVGDDESLEVGWFAADSLPEPLTESSRHRIDDALSYDPVAGPRFAR; encoded by the coding sequence ATGCCTGTTCCTGAGTTCATCTCCGCGCTGCGCCGGCACGTCGGCACCGAGCTGCTCTGGCTCTCCGGGGTCAGTGCCGTGGTGCGGGACGAGCAGGGCCGGATCCTGCTCGGCCGGCGCGCCGACACTGGCCGCTGGGCGGTGCCCAGCGGGATCCTCGAACCGGGGGAGCAGCCCGCGCAGGCGATCGTGCGCGAGGTGCTGGAGGAGACCGGGATCCACGCGGAGGTGGAGCTGCTGGCCAGTGTGTTCACCGGCGAGCGGGTCGACTACCCGAACGGTGACCAGGCGCAGTACCTGGACCTGACGTTCCGGTGCCGGCAGGTCGGCGGTGCGGCGGTGGTGGGCGATGACGAGTCGCTCGAGGTGGGCTGGTTCGCCGCCGACAGCCTCCCCGAACCGCTGACCGAGTCTTCCCGGCACCGGATCGACGATGCGCTGAGCTACGACCCGGTGGCCGGGCCGCGGTTTGCCCGCTGA